CTTTTCAGATCGATCATCCGATGGAGTTCCCCGGTTACCCTGGCTGCCCATGCGCGCACTCGTCGTCTCCGATATTCATGCCAATCTCGATGCGCTGGAAGCAGTGCTTGCCTCCGCGCCGGCTCACGACACCGTGTGGAACCTTGGAGATGTCGTCGGATACGGAGCAAGCCCGAATGAGGTAATCGAGCGCGTGAGAGGTCTAGGCACCGTGATGGTGCGGGGAAACCATGATCGTGCCTGCTGTGGTCTGGATTCTCTGGTAGGCTTCAATCCCATCGCCACGGCGGCTGCGCGCTGGACGCGCACCACACTCACCAGCGAACACATTCTTTGGCTGCGTCAGCTATCCGAGGGCCCCGTGGTATCGGAGGGAACCGAGGTGAGCTGCGTCCATGGTTCGGTTCTCGACGAGGATCAATATGTCATGTCTCTGCGGGACGCATGGCTCCCTCTGAAGCAGGCGCACTCCCGCATCACATTCTTCGGCCACACGCATGTGCAGGGTGGCTTTGCCGCCAGCGAAGAGGAATGGTTCCGGCTGGAGCCGCGGTACCACGGAGGCAACGAGGCCGAGGAATACGAAATCCCCCTCCGCAACGGCCTGCGGTATCTGCTGAATCCCGGCTCGGTCGGCCAGCCTCGCGACCACGACTGGCGCGCCGCATACGCTCTCTACGATGGGGACAGAAAGACGGTCAGCTTCTATCGCGTTCCCTATGACGTAAAAATGGCCCAGCAGCGAATTCTGCGTGCGGGCCTGCCGGATCGTCTCGCCTCACGTCTGCGCGAGGGGCGCTAGCGGAAGCTCGGGAGATTGCCCCCTGAGCCATATAGGTAGGAAAGGAGGCGGATCGCCTCCGCCCCATTCACTCAAGTGCCTTGATGGCGACTTTGGACGACGTTACTCTGCAGCGCCTTCTTCGCGCACGACGCTTACCTTGAGGTGAGCGGTGACTTCGCGATGAAGCTTGATGGGAACATGGAACTCTCCCAGCGCCTTGAGCGGCTCTTCCAGGTGGATCTTGCGGCGGTCAATGGCAAAGCCCTTGCTCTCCAACTGTTGCGCGATATCCGCCGAGGTAACCGAACCGAAGAGATGCTCGTTCTCGCCGACCTTGCGCTCGAAGGCGAGCGACACGGCATCAAGCTGGGCCACAAGTGCCTCTGCTTCCGCCTTCTCCTTGGCTGACTTGCGCACAGCCGAGGCTTTCATCTGTTCGATTACGGCCTTGTTGGCAGCATTCGCTTCCATGGCCAGCTTCTTCGGCAGCAGGAAGTTCCTGCCATAACCGTCGGCCACCTTCACGACATCGCCGCGATGGCCGAGATTGAGTACGTCTTCTTTCAGAATGACTTCCATTGCGATCTCCAGAAACCTAAAAAGTATTGCGGTAACGCTTGCAGCGTCAGCGCAGGCGCATACCTGCGGCCGGATGCCAATGTCCCGCAGGCAGTGGAACTCCGATGGAACGCGCAGACGCGGGACCGGGAGTACTCCAACTGCCGTTTGAAACCTAGAAGCGCGCTGCGAATGGCAGCAGGGCGATGTTCCTGGCCTGCTTGATGGCTCGCGTAAGACGGCGCTGATGCGTGGTGCAAACGCCCGTCAGACGGCGAGGCACAATCTTTCCGCGCTCCGCTACAAAGCCCTGCAGCAGGCGAACATCGCGGTAAGGAATCGCGTCGATCTTCTCGGTGCAGAACTTGCAGACCTTCTTGCGGCGGAAAAACTTGCGGCCACCGGGACCACCGCCGGGACGACCACCGCTGCGTTGACCGGAACCCGAAGACGGGCCGGAGGATGCTGGCGCCGGACTGTGGGGCGCACTTACTGGAGTGTTCTCGTCTGCCATTTGCTCTTCTTCCTTCTTGGCGGCCAGGCACGAAAGCCTGCTGCCGCGATCTTGTCTTCCAAACCCGGGAAGACCCTCAATTCAGGGCACGGGAGACTGCCCGCGCTCAGGATCTTCTGCTCCGGCAGCTGCTCTAGGCAGTTGCGGGAGTCGCCTGCGGGGTCGCTGCCGGAGCGGCAACTTCCGATGCTGGTGCGATCGGCTCTGCCGCTGGCGCAGATGCCGGGACGGGCGCGGCAACTGGAGCAGCCGGCTGGGCGCTCAGTTTCTTATGGCTGGCGCGAATGGCACGAACCTTCGCCAGGCGCTTGTCCTCTTCGTCCATGCGCACGGTGATGAACTTGATGACCGGCTCGGTAACGCGGAGGCGGCGTTCCAACTCCGCGATCAGCTTGCCATCAGCTTCCACCGTCAGCAGGACGTAGTTGCCATCGTTGAACTTGCGCACCGTGTAGGCCAGCTTGCGGCGACCCAGCTTCTCGGTCGACTTGAGGACTCCACCACCGTTGGTGACCGTCCCTTCCAGAGCGGCGACTACCTTGTCCAGCTCTTCGTCCTGAATGTCGGGACGAACGATGAACATGACTTCATAAACACGATCCATTCTGTTCTCTTTTCCGCGGGCCTTCTTCAGGCCTGCTATGCCAATCCGGGCTTCTCCCGCATTCGCTCTTCCTGCCTATTCCGCCGGGCTGTTTCGCTCACGACGGTTGAACTCGTTCATTGCAGCGTTTACGCCTGCCGACAACACCACTTCCACGGCACGTGCAACGCGATCCAGCACCTCATCCAGCACCGCCAGGTCCGCCTTGCGCATCGGCGTCAGTAGGTAATCCTTGCCGCCGCGTCGCGCTGCTTCCGGCGCTGTGATATCCGGACCCACTCCAATTCTCAGACGCAGCCACTCATCGCTCTTGAGTGCTCCCGCCACCGACCTGGCTCCGTTATGCCCGGCGGGACTGCCGCGCTCCTTCATCTGCAGCCGTCCCAGGGGCAGGTCCAGATCGTCATAGAGCACGATCAGATCCTGCAGCGGGTCAGCATCGAACTCCTTCACCAGAGCCTGTACGGCAATGCCGCTCAGGTTCATGAAGGTCTCAGGCTTAGCCAGAATCACTTCCTGGCCCGCAATTCTTGCCGTCGCCGTCAGCGCGCGGCAGCGGCGATTGTTGACCGTGACCCCACACCGCTCCGCGATACGGTCAATCGCCAGAAACCCGGCGTTGTGCGGCGTGAACTGGTATTCCAGTCCGGGATTCCCCAGGCCAATCACCAGAAACGCACCGCGA
This DNA window, taken from Acidisarcina sp., encodes the following:
- a CDS encoding metallophosphoesterase family protein; translated protein: MRALVVSDIHANLDALEAVLASAPAHDTVWNLGDVVGYGASPNEVIERVRGLGTVMVRGNHDRACCGLDSLVGFNPIATAAARWTRTTLTSEHILWLRQLSEGPVVSEGTEVSCVHGSVLDEDQYVMSLRDAWLPLKQAHSRITFFGHTHVQGGFAASEEEWFRLEPRYHGGNEAEEYEIPLRNGLRYLLNPGSVGQPRDHDWRAAYALYDGDRKTVSFYRVPYDVKMAQQRILRAGLPDRLASRLREGR
- the rplI gene encoding 50S ribosomal protein L9; this translates as MEVILKEDVLNLGHRGDVVKVADGYGRNFLLPKKLAMEANAANKAVIEQMKASAVRKSAKEKAEAEALVAQLDAVSLAFERKVGENEHLFGSVTSADIAQQLESKGFAIDRRKIHLEEPLKALGEFHVPIKLHREVTAHLKVSVVREEGAAE
- the rpsR gene encoding 30S ribosomal protein S18 yields the protein MADENTPVSAPHSPAPASSGPSSGSGQRSGGRPGGGPGGRKFFRRKKVCKFCTEKIDAIPYRDVRLLQGFVAERGKIVPRRLTGVCTTHQRRLTRAIKQARNIALLPFAARF
- the rpsF gene encoding 30S ribosomal protein S6, with product MDRVYEVMFIVRPDIQDEELDKVVAALEGTVTNGGGVLKSTEKLGRRKLAYTVRKFNDGNYVLLTVEADGKLIAELERRLRVTEPVIKFITVRMDEEDKRLAKVRAIRASHKKLSAQPAAPVAAPVPASAPAAEPIAPASEVAAPAATPQATPATA
- the pth gene encoding aminoacyl-tRNA hydrolase → MADAFEGPERLVRSGTGQNGDQGRERRGAFLVIGLGNPGLEYQFTPHNAGFLAIDRIAERCGVTVNNRRCRALTATARIAGQEVILAKPETFMNLSGIAVQALVKEFDADPLQDLIVLYDDLDLPLGRLQMKERGSPAGHNGARSVAGALKSDEWLRLRIGVGPDITAPEAARRGGKDYLLTPMRKADLAVLDEVLDRVARAVEVVLSAGVNAAMNEFNRRERNSPAE